Proteins co-encoded in one Pseudophryne corroboree isolate aPseCor3 chromosome 1, aPseCor3.hap2, whole genome shotgun sequence genomic window:
- the LOC134915213 gene encoding spindlin-Z-like — MKTPFGKAAAQRSRADAAHAGVSANMMKKRTSHKKHRNNMGPSKPISQPRRNIVGCRIQHGWKEGSGPITQWKLTVLDQVPVNPSLYLIRYDGFDCVYGLELHKDERVSALEVLPDRVASSRISNAHLADTMIGKAVEHMFETEDGSKDEWQRMVLARAPIMNSWFYITYEKDPVLYMYQLLDDYKEGDLRIMPDSNDSPPAEREPGEVVDSLVGKQVEYAKEDGSKRTGMVIHQVEAKPSVYFIKFDDDFHIYVYDLVKTS; from the coding sequence atgaagactccatttggaaaggcggccgctcagcgatcaagagctgatgcagcacatgcaggtgtttctgcaaatatgatgaagaaaagaacatctcataagaaacatcgaaacaatatgggaccaagtaaaccaatctcccagccaaggcgaaatattgtaggctgtagaatacagcatgggtggaaagagggcagtgggccaataacccagtggaaactaacagttctggatcaagtaccagtgaatccctccctctatcttataaggtatgatggatttgattgtgtctatggacttgagcttcacaaggatgaaagggtgtctgctcttgaagttctaccagacagagttgcctcatcccgaatcagcaatgcccatttggctgacacaatgattggtaaagcagtggagcatatgtttgaaacagaggatggttccaaggatgagtggcaaaggatggtattagcacgagcacctattatgaactcatggttttatataacctatgaaaaggacccagtcttatatatgtatcaacttttagatgactataaagaaggagatcttcggatcatgccagactcaaatgattcccctccagctgaaagagaaccaggggaggttgtggacagcctggtgggcaagcaagtggaatatgccaaagaagatggctcaaaaaggactggcatggttattcatcaagttgaagctaaaccatctgtgtactttattaagtttgatgacgatttccatatttatgtctacgatttggtaaaaacatcctaa